In the Setaria italica strain Yugu1 chromosome VI, Setaria_italica_v2.0, whole genome shotgun sequence genome, one interval contains:
- the LOC101784907 gene encoding aspartate carbamoyltransferase, chloroplastic: MAAAARAALPRPYIPFSPSTRRNPRLSLAPSPIPCLRGGAAATATAALPQQQVTTRLSDVIEAQQFDRDALNEIFEVAREMEAVERGSHGAPSRVLEGYLMATLFYEPSTRTRLSFEAAMRRLGGEVLTTENAREFSSAAKGETLEDTIRTVEGYSDIIVLRHFESGAARRAADTADIPIINAGDGPGQHPTQALLDVYTIKREIGTLDGIKLGLVGDLANGRTVRSLAYLIAKYQNIKIYFVSPDVVKMKDDIKDYLNSKGVEWEESSDLLEVASKCDVIYQTRIQKERFGERIDLYEAARGKYIVDKKVLNVLPKHAVIMHPLPRLDEVSNFHCIHCFSIIVVSVPIEF; the protein is encoded by the exons atggccgccgccgcgcgcgccgccctcccgcgCCCCTACATCCCCTTCTCTCCCTCCACCCGCCGCAACCCCCGcctctcgctcgcgccctcccCCATCCCttgcctccgcggcggcgccgccgccaccgccaccgcggccCTTCCGCAGCAGCAGGTCACCACGCGCCTGAGCGACGTGATAGAGGCGCAGCAGTTCGACCGGGACGCGCTGAACGAGATCTTCGAGGTGGCGCGGGAGATGGAGGCCGTGGAGCGTGGCTCCCACGGCGCCCCCAGCCGCGTCCTCGAGGGCTACCTCATGGCCACGCTCTTCTACGAGCCCTCCACGCGCACGCGCCTCTCCTTCGAGGCCGCCATGCGGAGGCTCGGCGGGGAGGTGCTCACCACCGAGAACGCGCGCGAGTTCTCCTCGGCCGCCAAGGGGGAGACGCTCGAAG ATACCATAAGGACTGTTGAGGGTTATTCTGATATTATTGTTCTGAGACATTTTGAAAGTGGTGCTGCAAGGAGAGCAGCCGACACTGCGGACATTCCAATTATTAACGCAGGGGATGGGCCAGGGCAACACCCAACCCAG GCTTTGTTGGATGTGTACACAATAAAGAGAGAAATTGGCACACTAGATGGAATTAAACTTGGTTTGGTTGGTGACCTTGCTAATGGGAGGACAGTTCGTTCTCTGGCTTATCTGATTGCTAAATACCAGAACATTAAGATATACTTTGTATCTCCAGATGTTGTTAAAATGAAG GATGACATCAAGGACTACTTAAATTCCAAAGGTGTTGAATGGGAAGAAAGTTCAGATTTGTTGGAGGTGGCATCCAAGTGTGATGTTATTTATCAAACACGTattcaaaaagaaagatttgGTGAGAGGATTGATCTTTATGAAGCTGCTCGTGGTAAGTACATTGTGGATAAGAAGGTGCTAAATGTCCTGCCGAAGCATGCTGTGATCATGCATCCCCTTCCAAGGCTTGATGAGGTTAGCAATTTTCACTGTATTCATTGTTTTTCTATCATAGTGGTCTCTGTCCCCATTGAGTTTTAA
- the LOC105914558 gene encoding uncharacterized protein LOC105914558 yields MCQEAAQAWPTAFLGGPCRHTGPTDLNGLAVLVLAHGHDIHPSSAHTLVVPVIAESDSPDDFDHLVTRAPKDLSQIRPLVPQLQAPGDDRAFALAAVQATVFPGRGLCLDVSVHHAAYNGAPRPSSAASTSAVVGGPNTDGDGVIPAAAPPDRPHQGGCDEAGAGRYGAGAVEGARGRGGGGGREGPAREATEEVAEGAGEAVEGVGEAVEGRGKSGDRRGGEGMEDRKEGFGVGDFYMRAEWALTGWAAHLISTGQMGQAVTGQHVG; encoded by the coding sequence ATGTGCCAAGAAGCGGCCCAGGCATGGCCCACTGCCTTCTTAGGTGGGCCGTGCCGGCACACTGGCCCAACGGACCTTAACGGCCTTGCCGTGCTTGTGCTAGCCCACGGGCACGACATTCACCCTTCCTCTGCTCATACACTCGTGGTGCCTGTCATCGCCGAGTCCGACAGCCCCGACGACTTCGACCACCTCGTCACCAGGGCGCCCAAGGACCTTTCCCAGATCCGCCCACTCGTGCCGCAGCTCCAAGCGCCGGGGGACGACAGGGCgttcgcgctcgccgccgtgcAGGCAACTGTCTTCCCTGGCCGCGGCCTCTGCCTTGATGTCTCAGTCCACCATGCTGCCTACAATGGCGCGCCTCGCCCCTCCTCCGCTGCCTCCACCTCAGCAGTAGTAGGAGGACCAAACACCGATGGTGATGGCGTCATTCCTGCTGCCGCGCCACCAGATCGACCGCATCAAGGAGGGTGCGATGAAGCAGGGGCCGGCAGGTACGGAGCAGGGGCTGTAGAGGGCGCGAggggccggggaggcggcggagggcgcgaggggccggcgagggaggcgacgGAGGAGGTAGCAGAGGGCGCAGGAGAGGCGGTGGAGGGTGtgggggaggcggtggagggcCGCGGGAAAAGCGGCGACCGGCGGGGCGGCGAAGGAATGGAGGACAGGAAGGAAGGGTTTGGGGTGGGGGATTTTTATATGCGAGCTGAGTGGGCCTTAACAGGCTGGGCCGCCCACTTAATCTCGACGGGTCAAATGGGCCAAGCCGTGACGGGCCAGCACGTGGGTTGA
- the LOC101752743 gene encoding transcription factor MYB36: MGRAPCCDKATVKKGPWSPEEDAMLKNYIEEHGTGGNWIALPHKIGLKRCGKSCRLRWLNYLRPNIKHGDFTPEEDSIICSLYISIGSRWSIIAAQLPGRTDNDVKNYWNTKLKKRLLGRRKDRDAHHRQSAAAATSEMSTDNMNDGERALSASAMERIQLCMQLQELQNPLGAHHSPMAWPGTLSNNSFNSNSSSVTVAEQGQSSSMNEHLMNAQLEGAAMDGLGSPSSAENSNVISMEAELEELLYGEGNRGKAGAVDGGVQQGDVDWWSYDQGKLPMGSWDFTPEANAVFQDYTSVYDI; this comes from the exons atgGGGAGAGCACCCTGCTGCGACAAGGCGACGGTGAAGAAGGGGCCAtggtcgccggaggaggacgcAATGCTTAAGAACTACATCGAGGAGCACGGCACTGGGGGCAACTGGATTGCGCTGCCACACAAGATAG GGCTGAAGAGGTGTGGCAAGAGCTGCAGGCTGAGGTGGCTAAACTACCTGAGGCCAAACATCAAGCATGGGGACTTCACCCCCGAGGAGGACAGCATCATCTGCAGCCTCTACATTAGCATAGGGAGCAG GTGGTCAATCATTGCCGCGCAGCTGCCGGGGAGGACTGACAACGATGtcaagaactactggaacaCCAAGCTGAAGAAGAGGCTCCTCGGCCGTCGCAAGGACCGCGACGCCCACCACCGccagagcgccgccgctgccacgaGTGAGATGTCCACCGATAACATGAACGACGGTGAGCGGGCGCTGAGCGCGTCGGCGATGGAGAGGATCCAGCTCTGCATGCAGCTGCAGGAGCTGCAGAACCCGCTCGGCGCACACCACAGCCCCATGGCGTGGCCTGGCACCCTGAGCAACAACAGCTtcaacagcaacagcagcagtgTGACAGTGGCTGAACAAGGGCAGTCCAGCTCCATGAACGAGCACCTGATGAATGCGCAGCTGGAGGGCGCTGCCATGGACGGCCTCGGCTCGCCGTCGAGCGCGGAGAACTCGAACGTGATCAGCATGGAGGCTGAGCTTGAAGAGCTGCTCTATGGAGAGGGGAACCGAGGGAAGGCCGGTGCGGTCGACGGCGGTGTCCAGCAAGGGGATGTGGACTGGTGGAGCTATGACCAGGGGAAGTTACCTATGGGTTCCTGGGACTTCACCCCGGAAGCAAACGCAGTGTTCCAGGACTACACATCTGTTTACGACATTTGA